A genomic stretch from Pseudomonadota bacterium includes:
- a CDS encoding glycosyltransferase family 4 protein has product MRILQVHNRYQGGRGGEDRVMDNESRLLRTHGHEVHQFTAHNDEIGKGLDKFRAALRMPYSKDGARRVAQAIATYHPDIVHVHNFHYVLTPAIFDTCRKARTPSVQTLHNFRGICANATFMREGRVCEDCMHGSPYLGVLHRCYEDSALKTLPISRTIAYHRKRKTWQTKVDRFIALTEFGKRKYVEGGYSEKRMSVKPNFSYPPEPEWQAAADVEMADSARSGALFVGHLLPWKGIAVLMDAWRNIPTPLKVAGSGPLLNLVVDAEKYGVTHLGLLDAEAVYREMRRASFLVFSSIWYECFPLTFIEAFAAGLPIVAAKLGAAEDVITHGETGLHFAPGDPQALAEAVAWAAAHPEDMERMGQNARRQYETLYTPEANYSRLMEVYKQTIAEYE; this is encoded by the coding sequence ATGCGCATTCTTCAGGTCCACAACAGATATCAGGGCGGACGCGGCGGCGAGGACCGGGTGATGGACAATGAGTCCCGTCTATTGCGTACGCACGGCCACGAGGTTCATCAATTCACCGCGCATAATGACGAAATCGGAAAGGGTCTGGACAAGTTCCGCGCCGCCCTTCGCATGCCCTATTCGAAAGACGGCGCCCGCAGAGTGGCGCAGGCCATAGCCACCTACCATCCGGATATCGTTCACGTTCATAATTTTCACTATGTACTGACGCCCGCCATCTTCGACACTTGCCGCAAGGCGCGCACGCCGTCGGTTCAGACGCTGCACAATTTCCGCGGTATTTGCGCCAATGCCACGTTTATGCGGGAGGGACGTGTATGCGAGGACTGCATGCATGGCTCGCCCTATCTCGGCGTGCTGCACCGCTGCTATGAGGATTCGGCCCTTAAAACTCTGCCGATTTCACGCACCATTGCATATCACCGCAAACGCAAGACCTGGCAAACCAAAGTGGACCGCTTCATAGCGCTGACAGAATTTGGCAAACGCAAATATGTCGAGGGCGGCTACAGCGAAAAACGCATGTCGGTGAAGCCCAATTTCTCCTATCCGCCCGAGCCGGAATGGCAAGCCGCAGCGGATGTTGAGATGGCCGACAGCGCACGTTCGGGCGCGTTGTTCGTCGGCCATTTACTTCCGTGGAAAGGAATTGCAGTCCTCATGGATGCCTGGCGGAACATTCCGACGCCGCTCAAGGTAGCGGGCTCCGGGCCGCTCCTCAATCTCGTTGTAGATGCTGAGAAATATGGCGTCACGCACCTCGGCCTGCTCGACGCCGAAGCGGTCTATCGCGAGATGCGACGCGCCAGTTTCCTAGTTTTTTCCTCCATCTGGTACGAATGTTTTCCACTCACCTTTATCGAAGCATTTGCCGCCGGCCTGCCGATCGTCGCGGCCAAGCTCGGCGCGGCGGAGGACGTTATCACGCATGGTGAGACGGGCCTTCATTTCGCGCCCGGTGATCCCCAGGCGCTGGCCGAAGCAGTGGCCTGGGCGGCAGCGCACCCCGAAGACATGGAGCGTATGGGCCAAAACGCACGGCGCCAATATGAAACGCTCTACACACCGGAGGCCAACTACAGCCGCTTAATGGAAGTCTATAAACAGACCATCGCCGAATATGAATGA